A region from the Deltaproteobacteria bacterium genome encodes:
- a CDS encoding glucose-1-phosphate thymidylyltransferase, with the protein MKGLVLSGGKGTRLRPITFTSAKQLLPIANKPVLFYCLEQLAEAGVTDVGIVVGDTKAEILNAVGDGSRFGIKATYIEQDAPAGLAHAVMISEPFLKDDRFIMVLGDNLLRDGVTSIVREFRENPTNCQILLTKVKNPNQFGVAELREGQVVRLVEKPKEYISDLALVGVYLFDPNVFKAVKEIRPSWRGELEITDAIQWLVSNGYTVRPHLVTGWWKDTGKLEDILEANRMVLDGIGDSHLGRIDSKSRVEFKVSLAESVVVENSVIRGPAVVGPGTRIVDSYVGPFTSIAGGCTIRGVEVEHSIILEGCMVEGEGARIIDSLLGRNVVIRPGNGQPRAYQFMLGDYSGITLP; encoded by the coding sequence ATGAAGGGTCTCGTGCTCAGCGGTGGGAAGGGGACGCGGCTGCGGCCGATTACCTTCACGAGCGCCAAGCAGCTTCTGCCGATCGCGAACAAGCCGGTCCTTTTCTACTGCCTGGAGCAGCTCGCCGAGGCGGGAGTTACCGACGTAGGAATAGTGGTAGGGGACACGAAAGCGGAGATCCTCAACGCGGTGGGGGACGGCAGCCGGTTCGGCATCAAGGCCACGTACATCGAGCAGGACGCGCCCGCGGGACTTGCCCACGCCGTGATGATATCGGAGCCTTTTCTTAAAGACGATCGCTTCATCATGGTGCTGGGCGACAACCTCCTGCGGGACGGGGTCACCTCGATCGTGCGGGAGTTCCGCGAGAATCCGACCAACTGTCAGATCCTTCTCACGAAAGTGAAAAACCCGAACCAGTTCGGTGTTGCGGAGCTTCGGGAAGGGCAGGTGGTGCGGCTCGTCGAGAAGCCGAAGGAATACATCTCGGACCTGGCGCTCGTCGGCGTGTACCTCTTCGATCCCAACGTGTTCAAGGCGGTGAAGGAGATCAGGCCGTCCTGGCGCGGCGAGCTCGAAATCACCGATGCGATCCAGTGGCTGGTTTCCAACGGGTATACGGTGCGGCCGCACCTGGTCACCGGCTGGTGGAAGGACACGGGAAAGCTCGAAGACATCCTTGAAGCGAACCGGATGGTCCTCGACGGGATCGGGGACAGTCATCTCGGGCGGATCGATTCGAAAAGCCGCGTGGAGTTCAAGGTGTCGCTCGCCGAGAGCGTGGTGGTGGAGAACAGCGTCATACGGGGCCCTGCAGTGGTGGGGCCGGGCACGCGAATCGTCGATTCCTACGTGGGGCCGTTCACTTCGATCGCAGGCGGATGCACGATCCGGGGCGTGGAGGTGGAGCACAGCATAATCCTGGAAGGTTGCATGGTGGAGGGCGAGGGCGCACGTATCATAGATTCGCTCCTTGGACGGAACGTGGTAATACGTCCCGGGAACGGCCAGCCCCGTGCTTACCAATTCATGTTGGGCGACTACTCCGGGATAACCCTCCCGTAA
- a CDS encoding UDP-glucose/GDP-mannose dehydrogenase family protein produces MNVAIVGTGYVGLVTGVCLAERGNDVHCVDINPKIVEKLTSGHVTIYEPGLEEIYQRNLKKGRIRFSGNLEESVLRADVIFLCLPTPPGEDGSADLKYILQVADDIGKILARNPGAGYKVIVDKSTVPVGTSEKVDAAIRSHLDNVFEFDVVSNPEFLREGFAVEDFLRPERVVIGSGNQRAIDILQDLYEPFIPAGNPVIVMDEKSAEVTKYAANSFLAMKISYMNDLANFCEAVGADIDKVRQGIGSDSRIGSKFLFPGLGYGGSCLPKDVKALLKTARDVGTPLSILQSVEDINQEQRKKFFRKMEKHFKGKLEGLRVAIWGIAFKPNTDDTREAPVFHILDSLLAARASVIVFDPEAMEGARQRYGDRIEYAESSYGALQGADALILVTEWNEFRKPDFGLMKNLMRQPVIFDGRNIYDAKKMKERGFLYHSIGRKAVESHVT; encoded by the coding sequence ATGAATGTCGCAATCGTCGGAACGGGATACGTCGGTCTGGTTACGGGTGTATGCCTCGCGGAACGGGGCAACGATGTCCACTGCGTGGATATCAATCCGAAAATCGTTGAGAAGCTCACCTCGGGGCACGTGACGATCTACGAGCCCGGGCTTGAGGAAATCTACCAGCGGAACCTGAAAAAAGGAAGGATCCGGTTCTCCGGGAACCTGGAGGAATCGGTCCTCCGCGCGGACGTGATCTTCCTCTGCCTGCCGACGCCGCCGGGGGAAGACGGCTCGGCCGACCTGAAATACATCCTCCAGGTGGCGGACGACATCGGGAAGATCCTGGCGCGTAATCCCGGCGCGGGATACAAGGTGATCGTGGACAAGAGCACCGTCCCGGTGGGAACGAGCGAAAAGGTGGACGCGGCGATCCGCAGCCATCTGGATAACGTGTTCGAGTTCGACGTCGTGTCCAATCCGGAATTTCTGCGCGAGGGGTTCGCGGTGGAGGATTTCCTGCGGCCCGAGCGCGTCGTTATCGGCAGCGGCAACCAGCGGGCGATCGATATCCTCCAGGATCTTTACGAGCCGTTCATTCCCGCGGGGAACCCGGTCATCGTGATGGACGAGAAGAGCGCCGAGGTGACGAAATATGCGGCGAACTCTTTCCTGGCGATGAAGATCTCCTACATGAACGACCTTGCGAACTTCTGCGAGGCCGTCGGCGCGGACATAGACAAGGTCCGGCAGGGGATCGGATCGGATTCGCGGATCGGAAGCAAGTTCCTGTTTCCGGGGCTTGGGTACGGCGGGTCGTGCCTGCCCAAGGACGTGAAGGCGCTTCTGAAGACCGCGCGCGATGTGGGGACGCCGCTTTCCATCCTCCAGTCGGTCGAGGATATCAACCAGGAGCAGCGGAAGAAATTCTTCCGCAAGATGGAGAAGCATTTCAAGGGAAAGCTCGAAGGCCTTCGCGTGGCGATCTGGGGAATCGCGTTCAAGCCGAACACGGACGACACGCGCGAGGCGCCGGTGTTCCACATACTGGATTCGCTTCTGGCGGCGAGGGCGTCGGTGATCGTTTTCGATCCCGAGGCAATGGAGGGGGCGCGGCAGCGGTACGGAGACCGGATCGAGTACGCGGAATCTTCCTATGGGGCATTGCAGGGGGCCGACGCGCTGATCCTCGTCACCGAGTGGAACGAGTTCCGCAAGCCTGATTTCGGGCTGATGAAGAACCTGATGCGGCAGCCGGTGATCTTCGACGGCCGCAACATCTACGACGCGAAAAAGATGAAGGAGCGCGGCTTCCTGTACCATTCCATCGGCCGCAAAGCCGTCGAATCCCACGTTACTTAA